From the Labilibaculum sp. DW002 genome, one window contains:
- the gcvH gene encoding glycine cleavage system protein GcvH, whose translation MNVPENLKFTKDHEWIRVEGDAAFIGVTDFAQGELGDIVFIEVETEGETLDREEVFGTIEAVKTVSDMFMPLSGEVLEFNEKLEDAPDLVNSDPYGDGWIIKVNIAEASELEELLSAEAYKALL comes from the coding sequence ATGAACGTACCTGAAAATTTAAAGTTTACAAAAGATCACGAATGGATTCGTGTTGAAGGTGATGCAGCCTTTATTGGTGTTACTGATTTTGCTCAAGGAGAATTAGGTGATATCGTTTTTATCGAAGTTGAAACTGAAGGTGAGACTTTGGATAGAGAAGAAGTTTTTGGAACTATTGAAGCTGTAAAAACTGTTTCTGATATGTTTATGCCATTGAGTGGTGAAGTATTGGAATTCAACGAGAAGTTGGAAGATGCTCCAGACTTGGTAAACTCTGATCCTTATGGTGACGGTTGGATTATTAAAGTAAATATTGCTGAAGCTTCAGAACTTGAAGAATTACTTTCTGCAGAAGCTTACAAAGCTTTATTGTAA
- the infB gene encoding translation initiation factor IF-2 has product MGLGLFVSINQRLDAETISVVADEFGFEAEFVSVEIQESIIEEEDKEEDLIDRAPIVTVMGHVDHGKTSLLDYVRHANVIDGEAGGITQHIGAYNVKLDDGRRVSFLDTPGHEAFTAMRARGAQVTDIVIIIVAADDNVMPQTIEAINHASAAGVPIVFAINKIDKDGADPERIKSELANMNYLVEDWGGKYQCQEISAKNGVNIEELLEKVLLEAELLELRANPKKRAIGSVIESSLDKGRGYVTTLLVQAGTLKVGDILLAGSYTGHVKAMFNERGKKIDAVGPSEPALILGLNGAPQAGDNFNVMESEKEARGIANKREQLQREQGLRTQKHITLDEIGRRIAIGNFQELNVIVKGDVDGSIEALSDSLIKLSTEEIQVNVIHKAVGQISESDVMLATASNAIIVGFQVRPSIGARRIAEKEEIDIRLYSIIYDAIEELKSAMEGMLSPEIKEEIVATVEVTETFNISKVGTIAGCIVREGKIKRSSKIRLIREGIVIYSGALGSLKRFKDDVKEVAKGYECGLNIEKYNDIKVGDMVEAFEETEVKKKL; this is encoded by the coding sequence ATGGGACTTGGTCTATTTGTATCAATCAATCAACGATTGGATGCTGAGACAATTTCAGTTGTTGCTGATGAGTTCGGTTTCGAAGCCGAATTCGTTAGTGTTGAAATTCAGGAGTCTATTATTGAAGAAGAAGACAAAGAAGAAGATTTAATTGACAGAGCTCCTATTGTTACCGTAATGGGTCACGTTGACCACGGTAAAACATCATTACTTGACTATGTTCGTCATGCGAATGTAATCGATGGTGAAGCAGGGGGTATTACTCAGCATATTGGTGCTTACAATGTGAAACTTGATGATGGAAGACGTGTTTCTTTCCTTGATACACCGGGTCACGAAGCCTTTACAGCAATGCGTGCTCGTGGTGCTCAAGTTACCGATATTGTTATTATTATTGTTGCTGCCGATGATAACGTGATGCCACAAACAATTGAGGCAATCAATCACGCAAGTGCAGCAGGTGTACCAATCGTATTTGCGATCAATAAGATCGATAAAGATGGTGCAGATCCAGAAAGAATTAAGAGTGAACTTGCTAACATGAACTACCTGGTTGAAGACTGGGGTGGTAAATATCAGTGTCAGGAAATTTCAGCGAAAAACGGTGTTAACATCGAAGAGTTACTTGAAAAAGTATTGCTTGAAGCTGAACTACTTGAATTGAGAGCAAATCCAAAGAAACGTGCGATTGGTTCAGTAATTGAATCATCACTAGATAAAGGTAGAGGTTACGTTACAACTTTATTGGTTCAAGCAGGAACACTTAAAGTTGGTGATATTCTACTAGCAGGTAGTTACACTGGTCACGTTAAGGCTATGTTTAACGAACGTGGTAAGAAAATTGATGCAGTTGGTCCTTCGGAACCAGCATTGATTCTTGGTTTGAATGGTGCACCACAAGCGGGTGACAATTTCAATGTAATGGAGAGTGAGAAGGAAGCTCGTGGTATTGCTAACAAACGTGAGCAATTACAGCGTGAGCAGGGTCTGAGAACTCAGAAGCATATTACTCTTGATGAAATTGGTCGTCGTATTGCTATCGGAAACTTCCAGGAACTTAACGTTATTGTTAAGGGTGACGTGGATGGTTCTATTGAGGCACTTTCTGACTCATTAATCAAACTATCAACTGAAGAAATTCAAGTAAACGTTATTCATAAAGCTGTTGGTCAGATTTCTGAATCAGATGTTATGCTTGCAACCGCTTCTAACGCGATTATTGTTGGTTTCCAAGTAAGACCTTCAATCGGAGCAAGACGAATTGCTGAGAAGGAAGAAATCGATATCAGATTGTACTCAATTATCTACGATGCTATCGAAGAATTGAAATCTGCAATGGAAGGTATGCTTTCTCCTGAGATTAAAGAAGAGATTGTGGCTACTGTTGAGGTTACTGAGACATTCAATATATCTAAAGTTGGTACAATTGCAGGTTGTATTGTTCGTGAAGGTAAGATTAAGCGTAGTTCTAAGATTCGTTTAATTCGTGAAGGTATCGTTATTTACTCCGGAGCTCTTGGTTCATTGAAACGATTCAAGGATGATGTGAAAGAAGTTGCAAAAGGTTACGAATGTGGATTGAATATCGAGAAATACAACGACATTAAAGTTGGCGATATGGTAGAAGCTTTCGAAGAAACCGAAGTAAAAAAGAAATTGTAA
- the nusA gene encoding transcription termination factor NusA, with amino-acid sequence MNLIETFSEFKELKNIDRATMMSVLEDVFRNLLLKNYGTDENFDIIINPDKGDLEIWRNREVVADADIEDKNLQITLSEAKKIDEDYELGEEVTDEVKFLDFGRRSILTLRQNLSARIMELEKDNIFNTYKDRIGEIITGEVYQIWKKEILVIDDEGNELIMPKTEQIPSDYFRKGETLRAVVVRVEVKNNSPLIIISRTSPVFLERLFELEVPEIFDGLITIKNIVRTPGERAKVAVESYDERIDPVGACVGMKGSRIHGIVRELRNENIDVINYTTNTSLFISRALNPAKVNSVKFNDETSKAEVYLNPEEVSLAIGKGGLNIKLAGQLTGYEIDVYREKVQSEVEGEEDVNLSEFNDEIEAWIIEEFKKIGCDTARSVLELTAEELEKRTDLEIETINDILNIFRSEFE; translated from the coding sequence ATGAATCTTATTGAAACTTTTTCAGAATTTAAAGAGTTAAAAAACATCGATCGTGCAACCATGATGAGTGTTTTGGAAGATGTATTCCGAAACCTTCTATTGAAAAATTACGGTACTGATGAAAACTTTGACATCATCATTAACCCTGACAAGGGTGATTTGGAGATTTGGAGAAATCGTGAAGTAGTTGCTGATGCTGATATTGAAGATAAAAACCTTCAAATCACACTATCTGAAGCTAAGAAAATAGATGAAGATTATGAACTTGGTGAAGAGGTAACTGATGAAGTTAAATTCTTAGATTTTGGACGTCGTTCAATTCTGACACTTCGTCAAAACCTATCAGCTCGTATTATGGAGCTTGAGAAGGATAATATCTTTAATACTTACAAAGACAGGATTGGTGAGATTATCACTGGTGAAGTTTATCAGATTTGGAAAAAAGAGATTCTTGTTATCGACGATGAAGGTAACGAGTTGATTATGCCAAAAACAGAGCAGATTCCTTCGGATTATTTCCGTAAAGGTGAAACTCTGAGAGCGGTTGTTGTTCGTGTTGAAGTGAAAAACAACAGTCCTCTTATTATTATATCCAGAACATCTCCTGTATTCCTTGAGCGTTTATTTGAACTTGAGGTTCCTGAGATTTTTGATGGATTGATTACAATCAAAAATATCGTTCGTACTCCTGGTGAGAGAGCAAAGGTTGCAGTAGAATCATACGACGAGCGTATTGATCCTGTTGGAGCTTGTGTTGGTATGAAAGGATCGAGAATTCACGGTATTGTTCGTGAGTTGAGAAACGAAAATATCGACGTCATTAATTATACAACAAACACCTCTTTGTTTATTTCACGTGCACTTAACCCAGCCAAAGTAAACTCGGTTAAGTTTAACGATGAAACTAGCAAAGCTGAAGTATACTTAAATCCAGAAGAAGTATCTTTGGCAATTGGTAAAGGTGGTTTAAATATAAAACTTGCAGGTCAACTTACTGGTTACGAAATAGACGTTTATCGTGAGAAAGTACAAAGTGAGGTTGAAGGTGAAGAAGATGTAAACTTGTCAGAATTTAATGATGAGATTGAAGCTTGGATCATCGAAGAATTTAAGAAAATAGGTTGCGACACTGCCCGTTCTGTGTTGGAACTTACAGCAGAGGAATTAGAAAAAAGAACAGATCTTGAGATCGAGACTATTAATGATATTTTGAATATTTTTAGATCCGAGTTCGAATAA
- the rimP gene encoding ribosome assembly cofactor RimP: protein MIDKKIITEIVENEIADTDLFLVELSVSAGNAIYIAIDSLQGVPIITCIELSRAIEKHFDREIEDFELQVTSAGIGQPFQVLKQYHKFLNKDVEVLTTEGLKFIGKLITVGDEEIEIEVEEKIKVEGKKKKQLVVKSYTFKFDQIKSTKDIITF, encoded by the coding sequence ATGATTGATAAAAAAATTATAACTGAAATTGTTGAAAATGAAATTGCTGATACCGACCTATTTTTGGTTGAGCTTAGCGTTTCAGCAGGGAACGCAATTTATATTGCGATCGACAGTTTACAAGGAGTGCCAATCATTACATGCATTGAGTTAAGCCGCGCAATTGAAAAGCACTTTGATCGTGAGATAGAGGACTTTGAATTGCAAGTTACATCTGCAGGTATTGGTCAACCTTTTCAAGTTCTTAAGCAATACCACAAATTTTTAAACAAAGATGTTGAGGTATTAACGACAGAAGGACTTAAATTTATAGGAAAATTAATCACCGTAGGTGATGAAGAAATAGAAATTGAAGTTGAGGAAAAAATTAAAGTTGAAGGAAAAAAGAAAAAGCAACTCGTTGTTAAGTCTTACACTTTCAAATTTGATCAAATTAAATCAACAAAAGATATAATTACTTTTTAA